The window GGCTACAAAGGTGTCGGGATACTACTCCGTCGCTTCGGCCTCCTCCGCTTCGTTCGCTACCTCCGCCTCGTATCCCTCCTCCAGCCGGCGCTCGGCCTCGTCGCGGTCCTCCGGGTAGCCCACGTCGATGCGCCACCCCTCCATCCGGATGGCATCGATGGTCCGGCCGGACTTGATGAGCAGGTCGATAGCGTCCGATATCTCGTACTCGTCGCGGCCCGAAGGCTGGACGAGGTGGCAGGCGTGGAAGATGGCCGGTGTGAACGTGTAGAAGCCCGTCATCACCAGGTTCGAGGGCGGGTCGTCGGGCTTCTCGACCACGTCGACGATCTCGCCGTAGTCGTTGGTGTCACAGACCCCGTAGCGCGAGGCCTCGTCCCACGGCACCTCCTCGACGAGGAAGGCGGCGTCCGCGCGGTCCTCCTGCTGGCGGTTGACGACGTCCTGGAGGTTCGCGTCGAAGATGTTGTCCCCCAGCATCA of the Haloglomus salinum genome contains:
- the aglF gene encoding UTP--glucose-1-phosphate uridylyltransferase AglF, with protein sequence MKAVVIAAGEGTRLRPLTEDKPKGLVEVAGKPILTHCFDRLVELDADELLVVVGYRKEKIISHYGDTYEGVPITYCHQREPLGIAHALLTAEEHIDDDFMMMLGDNIFDANLQDVVNRQQEDRADAAFLVEEVPWDEASRYGVCDTNDYGEIVDVVEKPDDPPSNLVMTGFYTFTPAIFHACHLVQPSGRDEYEISDAIDLLIKSGRTIDAIRMEGWRIDVGYPEDRDEAERRLEEGYEAEVANEAEEAEATE